Proteins from a single region of Verrucosispora sp. NA02020:
- a CDS encoding acyl-CoA dehydrogenase family protein — MAEVNRGGPLVGSDLRDDRMRALDRHCWSVSGEFRKLGELLDQDPDAIDDHLDLPGVLLYRFFSIPRRYWPALDVPPQVAAVCGTSLAQAVVWERFSYADPNVLLAGPGPALSSDAIHALADEEQTDRWFRRFAARPDHTFFAVTEPAKGSAATELTTTLRPATDGDGWVLNGEKTYVGNGARGQVGLVFCRRAPGPWGIEAALVEASSPGFSAELLPSVGLRGARISRMRFEDVRIPDRNLLGQHRRPTQRGLHGARQVFYRARPGIAAMAVGCAQAVCDHVRGQGVRDGGAGGDRLAAVEDRIAAIRRLIHRIAADIDGGLIDPHRIAAAKAGAARVAEDATVLAAELLGPASLLDDPWLEKVYRDVRAFEFMEGAGNVHLLSVFQGLLKGSGAGAVGPEGVR; from the coding sequence ATGGCTGAGGTGAACCGCGGCGGCCCGCTGGTCGGATCGGATCTGCGCGACGACCGGATGCGGGCGCTCGACCGCCACTGCTGGTCGGTGTCGGGCGAGTTCCGCAAGCTCGGCGAACTGCTCGACCAGGATCCGGACGCCATCGACGACCACCTCGATCTGCCCGGTGTCCTGCTCTACCGGTTCTTCTCCATTCCCCGCCGGTACTGGCCCGCACTGGACGTGCCGCCGCAGGTCGCGGCGGTGTGCGGTACGTCGCTGGCGCAGGCCGTCGTCTGGGAACGGTTCTCCTACGCCGACCCGAACGTGCTGCTCGCCGGTCCCGGACCGGCGCTGTCCAGCGACGCCATCCACGCGCTCGCCGACGAGGAACAGACCGACCGCTGGTTCCGTCGGTTCGCCGCACGGCCGGACCACACCTTCTTCGCGGTCACCGAGCCGGCCAAGGGTTCGGCCGCCACCGAGTTGACGACGACGCTGCGGCCGGCGACGGACGGCGACGGCTGGGTGCTCAACGGGGAGAAGACCTACGTGGGCAACGGCGCACGGGGCCAGGTGGGGCTGGTGTTCTGCCGGCGCGCGCCCGGTCCGTGGGGCATCGAGGCGGCGCTGGTGGAGGCCTCGTCCCCCGGTTTCAGCGCCGAGCTTCTGCCGTCGGTCGGCCTGCGTGGTGCCCGGATCAGTCGGATGCGTTTCGAGGACGTCCGGATTCCCGACCGCAACCTGCTGGGTCAGCATCGGCGGCCCACCCAGCGTGGCCTGCACGGGGCCCGACAGGTGTTCTACCGCGCCCGTCCCGGGATCGCCGCGATGGCGGTGGGCTGCGCCCAGGCGGTCTGCGACCACGTACGCGGGCAGGGGGTACGCGACGGTGGGGCCGGTGGGGACCGGTTGGCGGCCGTCGAGGACCGGATCGCGGCGATCCGTCGACTCATCCACCGGATCGCCGCCGACATCGACGGTGGCCTGATCGATCCCCATCGCATCGCCGCGGCGAAGGCCGGGGCCGCCCGGGTCGCCGAGGACGCCACGGTGCTCGCCGCCGAACTGCTGGGACCGGCGTCGTTGCTCGACGATCCCTGGCTGGAGAAGGTCTATCGGGATGTGCGTGCCTTCGAGTTCATGGAGGGCGCCGGCAACGTACACCTGTTGTCGGTCTTCCAGGGACTGCTGAAGGGGAGCGGCGCCGGTGCCGTCGGGCCGGAGGGTGTGCGCTGA
- a CDS encoding acyl carrier protein yields MDRSKVVSQIEQSLSDVLQRPISGLPEETRLFEDLHVDSTSVLELLMALEDGVGIDVDPERLEIADFKTIGTVADYVVANLDDHA; encoded by the coding sequence ATGGACCGCAGCAAGGTCGTCTCGCAGATCGAGCAGTCTCTCAGTGACGTGCTGCAACGCCCGATCTCCGGGCTGCCCGAGGAGACGAGGCTCTTCGAGGACCTGCACGTCGACTCGACCTCCGTGCTCGAACTGCTGATGGCGTTGGAGGACGGCGTCGGCATCGACGTCGACCCGGAGCGGCTGGAGATCGCCGACTTCAAGACCATCGGCACGGTGGCCGACTACGTGGTCGCGAACCTGGACGATCACGCCTGA
- a CDS encoding alanine racemase yields the protein MSNGAEPADATGEIVTDPALIAELAQRYGTPLYVYDGDHLRRRFERLRADLDPRIDIFYSMKANPNISLCALLRSLGAGLEVSSLAELTTARRAGVGADDLIFLGPGKSDDELRACCAEGGTHAVVVESLAELAALDALPEAAGTRVILRVNPEFETHGSRLAMGGKPRQFGIDEEILRGAKAAVTALNRVRVIGVHAYLGTRILDVETVVHNTRGVLGVAESLAGELGVPLETVDIGGGWGVPYFDNESDLDATAAAEGVNRAVDEFLARYPDTRIITELGRYLVGWSGTYVLRARYVKQSRGEWFVVADGGTNHHMAAVGLGSFVKRNFPVRSLTRPDTSASEVYTVTGPLCTPNDVIAKRVRLPEVRPGDLLGVSRSGAYGPSASPVLFLSHGHPAEVLVVDGVGHLVRSRDTVDDLLRSQRLVSFPAS from the coding sequence GTGAGCAACGGAGCAGAACCGGCCGACGCCACCGGCGAGATCGTCACCGATCCCGCCCTGATCGCCGAGTTGGCGCAGCGGTACGGCACACCGCTCTACGTCTACGACGGTGATCACCTGCGGCGCCGCTTCGAGCGGCTGCGTGCCGACCTGGATCCGCGCATCGACATCTTCTACTCCATGAAGGCCAACCCCAACATCAGCCTGTGTGCCCTGTTGCGGTCGCTCGGCGCGGGGCTGGAGGTCTCCTCCCTGGCCGAGTTGACCACCGCCCGGCGGGCCGGGGTCGGCGCGGACGACCTCATCTTCCTCGGACCGGGCAAGTCCGACGACGAGTTGCGGGCCTGCTGCGCCGAGGGCGGGACACACGCGGTGGTCGTGGAGTCCCTCGCCGAACTGGCCGCGCTGGATGCCCTGCCGGAGGCCGCCGGGACGCGGGTGATCCTGCGGGTCAACCCGGAGTTCGAGACGCACGGCTCGCGGCTGGCGATGGGCGGCAAGCCCCGCCAGTTCGGCATCGACGAGGAGATCCTGCGGGGTGCGAAGGCCGCCGTGACCGCGCTGAACCGGGTACGCGTCATCGGGGTACACGCCTATCTGGGAACCCGGATCCTGGACGTGGAGACCGTCGTGCACAACACCCGGGGCGTCCTGGGCGTGGCCGAGTCCCTCGCCGGGGAACTCGGCGTACCGCTGGAGACGGTGGACATCGGCGGCGGCTGGGGCGTTCCGTACTTCGACAACGAGAGCGACCTCGACGCGACCGCCGCCGCCGAGGGGGTGAACCGGGCGGTGGACGAGTTCCTGGCGCGGTACCCGGACACCCGGATCATCACCGAACTCGGGCGTTACCTGGTCGGCTGGTCCGGGACGTACGTACTGCGGGCCCGCTACGTCAAGCAGTCCCGTGGTGAGTGGTTCGTGGTCGCCGACGGCGGCACCAACCACCACATGGCGGCGGTCGGCCTCGGCAGCTTCGTCAAACGGAACTTCCCCGTGCGGTCGTTGACCCGGCCGGACACCTCCGCGAGCGAGGTGTACACCGTCACCGGGCCGCTCTGCACCCCCAACGACGTGATCGCCAAGCGGGTCCGGCTGCCCGAGGTACGCCCCGGTGACCTGCTCGGGGTCAGCCGCTCCGGCGCGTACGGTCCCAGCGCCTCACCGGTGCTGTTCCTCAGTCACGGGCACCCGGCCGAGGTGCTCGTGGTGGACGGGGTCGGTCACCTGGTGCGTAGCCGCGACACCGTCGACGATCTGCTGCGATCGCAGCGTCTGGTGTCCTTCCCCGCCTCCTGA
- a CDS encoding ATP-grasp domain-containing protein, with translation MDTGYLRSLKQRLLGDPAGRLILICNFEAEHRWARQHVGLPNPGFATGTNVVRRMEELGVLLAGADDVLVCKYPLDPQYRAYLDRTGLPVPEIVVPENVSADRSTTEDVLDSPVLLARLAALGAAGARLLPMATTDLEQKLAESCGVPLAVPDAATFERVNGKIYGRRLTAAAGLRVVPGDECETCDELATVLERYRPALAAGRRIVVKDSYGVSGKGLLVLDSPRKADRILRMVRRRAEHSGDDRLHVVVEEWLPKRYDLNYQVTVARDGGIRLDFVKQALTDGGVHQGHIMPATLTDAQHAEIDRAARLVGARLRDDGYTGVVGVDAIVDLDGVVYPVLEINARLNMSTYQGSLAELCQAPGQVALARQYPLTLTAPVSFADVDRTLATLVDPAGPDRVVVTCFGTVNADADRPPPFHGRLYALLVTTDADRLRALDDALRGALATRLTATRPSQEVSP, from the coding sequence GTGGACACGGGCTACCTTCGCTCGCTGAAACAGCGCCTGCTCGGCGATCCCGCCGGCCGGCTGATCCTGATCTGCAACTTCGAGGCCGAGCACCGCTGGGCCCGCCAGCACGTCGGGCTGCCGAACCCGGGATTCGCCACCGGCACGAACGTGGTGCGGCGGATGGAGGAACTGGGCGTCCTGCTCGCCGGCGCCGACGACGTGCTCGTCTGCAAGTACCCGCTGGATCCGCAGTACCGCGCCTACCTGGACCGGACCGGTCTGCCGGTGCCCGAGATCGTCGTGCCGGAGAACGTCTCCGCCGACCGTTCCACCACTGAGGACGTTCTCGACTCGCCGGTGCTGCTGGCCCGGCTCGCGGCGCTCGGTGCCGCCGGCGCGCGGCTGCTTCCGATGGCCACCACGGACCTGGAACAGAAGCTGGCCGAGAGCTGCGGTGTGCCGCTGGCGGTGCCGGACGCGGCGACCTTCGAACGGGTCAACGGCAAGATCTACGGGCGCCGGCTGACCGCCGCCGCCGGGCTGCGCGTCGTGCCGGGCGACGAGTGCGAGACCTGCGACGAGCTGGCCACGGTCCTGGAGCGGTACCGTCCCGCCCTCGCGGCGGGCCGGCGGATCGTCGTGAAGGACTCCTACGGGGTGTCCGGCAAGGGACTGCTGGTCCTGGACTCGCCCCGCAAGGCGGACCGGATCCTGCGGATGGTGCGCCGGCGGGCCGAACACAGCGGAGACGACCGGCTGCACGTCGTGGTCGAGGAATGGTTGCCGAAACGGTACGACCTCAACTACCAGGTGACCGTGGCCCGGGACGGCGGGATCCGGCTCGACTTCGTCAAGCAGGCGCTCACCGACGGTGGCGTCCACCAGGGACACATCATGCCCGCCACGCTGACCGACGCCCAGCATGCCGAGATCGACCGCGCCGCCCGGCTGGTCGGTGCCCGGCTCCGCGACGACGGTTACACCGGAGTGGTCGGGGTGGACGCCATCGTCGACCTCGACGGCGTGGTGTACCCGGTGCTGGAGATCAACGCCCGGCTCAACATGTCGACCTACCAGGGCAGCCTGGCCGAGCTGTGCCAGGCACCCGGGCAGGTCGCGCTGGCCCGGCAGTACCCGCTGACGCTCACCGCGCCGGTGTCGTTCGCCGACGTCGACCGGACGCTCGCCACGCTGGTCGACCCGGCCGGTCCCGACCGGGTCGTCGTCACCTGCTTCGGCACCGTCAACGCCGACGCCGACCGGCCGCCACCGTTCCACGGCCGGTTGTACGCCCTGCTCGTCACCACGGACGCCGATCGTCTGAGGGCCCTGGACGATGCCCTGCGCGGGGCGCTCGCCACCCGACTCACCGCCACCCGCCCCAGCCAGGAGGTCTCCCCGTGA
- a CDS encoding 3-oxoacyl-[acyl-carrier-protein] synthase III C-terminal domain-containing protein — translation MADTFSRTHRPDLVRSGPVTTRAVGAPGVPPTPQATVLRGDTVDRARDEGRRGAIAPPSDLVRAATVLHRVEAFTPARSWTVEEIGAACGLNRYQTKVLRRIRGMAEVRADPDGDLFDLLVPAAGAALRELPDPTVVRYLLYAHTLPDPAPSHVLAADELRKRLGLSGTDAFAVTQQFCASGLAAVDIAGELLRADGDPMAKALVVTGEKAFNSVLRYVLHVSITGEASTALLVGLDTPDGYRSGGLAAGPGRSPDGAGSRVLSYAARTEGEFADGFRMSAEQLRRFGDTYNTHLWTAMSDALAQAGKELSDIAMVIPHNVNASLWLRLCAQVGLDRRRVFLDNIPRYGHCNCSDPFLNLVSMRERGLLREGESYLLTSVGIGSSYAAMVIEY, via the coding sequence GTGGCCGACACCTTCTCCCGTACGCACCGGCCGGACCTGGTCCGGTCGGGTCCCGTCACGACACGTGCCGTCGGGGCACCTGGGGTGCCCCCGACCCCGCAGGCGACGGTCCTGCGGGGCGACACCGTCGATCGGGCGCGGGACGAGGGCCGGCGTGGCGCGATCGCACCGCCGTCCGACCTCGTGCGGGCGGCCACCGTCCTGCACCGGGTCGAGGCGTTCACGCCCGCCCGGTCGTGGACGGTCGAGGAGATCGGGGCGGCCTGCGGGCTCAACCGCTACCAGACGAAGGTGCTACGTCGGATCCGAGGCATGGCGGAGGTCCGGGCGGACCCCGACGGTGACCTGTTCGACCTGCTCGTACCGGCAGCCGGCGCGGCGCTGCGCGAGCTGCCCGATCCCACCGTCGTCCGTTACCTGCTCTACGCGCACACCCTGCCCGATCCCGCTCCGTCGCACGTCCTCGCCGCCGACGAGCTCCGGAAACGGCTCGGCCTGTCCGGAACCGACGCGTTCGCGGTGACCCAGCAGTTCTGTGCCAGTGGACTCGCCGCCGTCGACATCGCCGGTGAGCTGCTGCGTGCCGACGGCGATCCGATGGCCAAGGCCCTCGTGGTCACCGGCGAGAAGGCGTTCAACAGTGTGCTGCGGTACGTCCTGCACGTATCGATCACCGGCGAGGCGTCGACGGCCCTGCTGGTCGGCCTGGACACGCCGGACGGGTACCGCTCCGGTGGGCTCGCCGCCGGTCCCGGCCGGTCACCCGACGGCGCGGGCAGCCGGGTGCTCTCCTACGCGGCCCGCACCGAGGGCGAGTTCGCCGACGGGTTCCGGATGTCCGCCGAGCAGCTCCGTCGTTTCGGCGACACCTACAACACCCACCTCTGGACCGCGATGTCGGACGCGCTCGCGCAGGCCGGAAAGGAGCTGTCGGACATCGCCATGGTGATCCCGCACAACGTCAACGCCTCGCTCTGGCTGCGACTCTGCGCCCAGGTGGGCCTGGACCGGCGGCGGGTGTTCCTGGACAACATCCCCCGCTACGGCCACTGCAACTGCTCCGACCCCTTCCTGAACCTGGTCTCGATGCGCGAGCGCGGCCTGCTCCGCGAGGGCGAGTCGTACCTGCTCACCTCGGTCGGGATCGGCTCCAGCTACGCCGCCATGGTCATCGAGTACTGA
- a CDS encoding condensation domain-containing protein has translation MGIRPIDLVPPPEDAPPAVRLTHVDQLRVRFTGERDGEGPITLGQANMLSWIAKEKPYGRFAAGPLELPPGASMVDVTAAVEVLMARHEALRTLFPADGRTQQVLRSGELAVDVFTADEEADTQVLVNELIRILRSEEFDLSQELPIRVAVTAVDGVPTAAAVVYSHVVVDLPSMVMLARQFTELAAEPTRRQVGPHGHQPLDQAAAERSERGRRRAEEALRYWERIFTTIPQNLYAVPPAPDGPGGSSSSWLWSRAAALALPHIAARTGASTSMAVLAAVCAVLSHRTGHRQIAMPTLCSNRYERRLHDYIGPLATDSLVSVEVTCAGFDELIHRAGTAVLRANRYPAGQPQEMDRLARITDERGIHVARRCTFNDSSAAMGSGPPTPAVTDTTATDPTEARRALTESTVVPRSWGEIRALLAFRLLDKEGQMILGVLTADRHRITDAESALLLTAVERLLVEAAAGDVDLDRLGEVTAVAPLTRDADWRFVDSNWIQLSQTQHLLDDALPTAGARVFAVPDDHGRPELVAYLANGDATTPGRAHRACLERLPGRDTAMAPRRYVVCARAPHDPADLSQWRRMPVRHTGDGREGTPQ, from the coding sequence ATGGGAATCCGACCTATCGACCTGGTGCCCCCACCCGAGGACGCGCCGCCTGCGGTGAGGCTGACGCACGTGGACCAGCTGCGCGTCCGGTTCACCGGTGAGCGGGACGGCGAAGGACCGATCACCCTCGGACAGGCGAACATGCTCAGCTGGATCGCCAAGGAGAAGCCGTACGGGCGGTTCGCCGCCGGCCCCCTGGAACTGCCACCCGGTGCCTCGATGGTCGACGTCACGGCCGCCGTCGAGGTGCTGATGGCCCGGCACGAGGCACTGCGCACCCTCTTCCCCGCCGACGGGCGGACCCAGCAGGTGCTGCGCTCCGGCGAACTGGCCGTCGACGTGTTCACCGCCGACGAGGAAGCCGACACGCAGGTGCTCGTGAACGAACTGATCCGCATCCTGCGCAGCGAGGAGTTCGACCTGTCCCAGGAGCTGCCGATCCGGGTCGCGGTGACCGCCGTGGACGGCGTACCCACCGCCGCGGCCGTGGTCTACTCGCATGTCGTGGTCGACCTGCCCAGCATGGTGATGCTGGCCAGACAGTTCACCGAACTCGCCGCCGAGCCCACCCGCCGACAGGTCGGCCCGCACGGGCACCAGCCCCTCGACCAGGCCGCAGCCGAGCGCTCCGAGCGGGGACGACGCCGGGCCGAGGAGGCGCTCCGCTACTGGGAACGGATCTTCACCACCATCCCGCAGAACCTCTACGCGGTGCCACCGGCACCCGACGGGCCGGGTGGATCCTCATCCTCCTGGCTCTGGTCACGCGCCGCCGCCCTGGCCCTGCCGCACATCGCCGCCCGCACCGGTGCCAGCACGTCGATGGCGGTGCTGGCCGCCGTCTGCGCGGTCCTGAGCCACCGCACCGGCCACCGCCAGATCGCGATGCCGACCCTGTGCAGCAACCGTTACGAGCGCCGGCTGCACGACTACATCGGCCCGCTGGCCACCGACAGCCTGGTGTCGGTGGAGGTCACCTGCGCCGGCTTCGACGAACTCATCCACCGGGCCGGCACCGCCGTCCTGCGCGCCAACCGGTATCCGGCGGGCCAACCCCAGGAGATGGACCGGCTGGCCCGGATCACCGACGAGCGCGGCATCCACGTCGCCCGCCGCTGCACCTTCAACGACTCCAGCGCCGCCATGGGGTCCGGACCCCCGACACCGGCCGTGACCGACACGACGGCGACGGACCCGACCGAGGCGCGCCGGGCACTGACCGAGTCGACCGTGGTGCCACGGTCGTGGGGGGAGATCCGCGCGCTGCTCGCCTTCCGCCTGCTGGACAAAGAGGGGCAGATGATCCTCGGCGTGCTGACCGCCGACCGCCACCGCATCACCGACGCCGAGAGCGCACTGCTGCTGACGGCCGTCGAGCGGCTGCTCGTCGAAGCGGCGGCGGGTGACGTCGACCTGGACCGGCTCGGCGAGGTGACCGCAGTGGCACCCCTGACCCGGGATGCCGACTGGCGCTTCGTCGACTCCAACTGGATCCAACTCTCCCAGACCCAGCACCTGCTCGACGACGCGCTGCCCACCGCCGGCGCCCGGGTCTTCGCCGTACCCGACGACCACGGCCGTCCGGAACTGGTGGCGTACCTGGCCAACGGCGACGCGACCACGCCGGGCCGAGCCCACCGGGCCTGCCTCGAACGGCTACCCGGCCGGGACACCGCGATGGCCCCGCGACGGTACGTCGTCTGCGCCCGCGCGCCGCACGATCCGGCCGACCTGTCGCAGTGGCGACGCATGCCGGTGCGGCACACCGGAGACGGGCGGGAAGGTACGCCACAGTGA
- a CDS encoding ABC transporter ATP-binding protein translates to MTTSHDGDAIVLSGLRKSYHGRPAVDGIDFTVRRGEVFALLGPNGAGKTTTVEILAGHRRRDGGEVRVLGADPADGRPEWKARIGVVLQRADDLTYSSVLSVRDWVRSVAAYYPTPRPPDEVIELVGLSRQARVRASALSGGQRRRLDVALGIVGRPELLFLDEPTTGFDPEARVRFWSLLTQLAHDGTTILLTTHYLEEAERLADRVAVVAAGRIVAIATPQTLGGRASATATVRWTGPDGTQSRRTGDPTAVVRELAQRFGGAVPDLVVQRPSLEDVYLEMIGQSPTRADTRQPVTGGPA, encoded by the coding sequence GTGACCACCTCCCACGACGGGGACGCGATCGTGCTGTCCGGGCTGCGCAAGTCCTACCACGGACGACCGGCGGTCGACGGGATCGACTTCACCGTCCGTCGAGGCGAGGTCTTCGCCCTGCTCGGACCGAACGGCGCCGGCAAGACCACCACCGTGGAGATCCTGGCCGGGCACCGCCGCCGCGACGGCGGTGAGGTCCGGGTACTCGGCGCCGACCCCGCCGACGGTAGACCGGAGTGGAAGGCCCGGATCGGCGTCGTCCTGCAACGCGCCGACGACCTCACCTACTCCAGCGTCCTCTCGGTACGCGACTGGGTCCGATCGGTCGCCGCCTACTACCCGACGCCCCGCCCCCCGGACGAGGTGATCGAGCTGGTCGGGCTCTCCCGCCAGGCGCGGGTACGCGCCTCCGCGCTCTCCGGCGGTCAACGTCGCCGGCTCGACGTGGCCCTCGGCATCGTCGGCCGACCCGAGCTGCTCTTCCTGGACGAACCCACCACCGGATTCGACCCGGAGGCCCGGGTCCGCTTCTGGTCACTGCTGACCCAGCTCGCCCACGACGGCACCACGATCCTGCTCACCACCCACTACCTGGAGGAAGCCGAACGCCTCGCGGACCGGGTCGCGGTGGTGGCCGCAGGACGCATCGTCGCGATCGCCACGCCACAGACCCTCGGCGGACGGGCCAGTGCCACCGCCACGGTGCGGTGGACCGGACCCGACGGAACACAGAGCCGGCGTACCGGTGATCCGACCGCGGTCGTGCGCGAACTCGCCCAGCGCTTCGGCGGCGCCGTCCCCGATCTGGTCGTCCAGCGCCCCAGCCTCGAGGACGTGTACCTGGAGATGATCGGGCAGTCGCCGACGCGCGCGGACACCCGCCAACCGGTGACCGGAGGACCGGCATGA
- a CDS encoding ABC transporter permease, with amino-acid sequence MTTVSEGARPTPEHPAMTAPTGGHRAPAPRMPRLLRVVAARTRVEFLSLVRERSAMVFTFAFPLTLLVIFGSALHGQPIAAGVVYEQYFVAGMIAAGLFGCSFQNLAIVIPLERDIGGLKRLAGTPMPKSAYFAGKIVIVAFTALVQSVLLIGIGVIFYDLTLPTTVGPWLTFLWVAALGTIACTLLGIGVAGIVKNGRTAPAIVSPLATVLQFVSGVFFVFASLPTWMQSIGTIFPLKWMTQGMRSVFLPDSFAAHEVAGDWEHGRIALVLGAWCLIGLVVAVRTFRWRNRADG; translated from the coding sequence ATGACCACCGTCAGCGAGGGCGCCCGCCCGACACCCGAACACCCGGCCATGACCGCGCCGACCGGCGGACACCGTGCACCGGCCCCCCGCATGCCGAGACTGCTCCGGGTGGTGGCCGCCCGCACCCGCGTCGAGTTCCTCTCCCTCGTCCGCGAACGCTCGGCGATGGTCTTCACCTTCGCCTTCCCGCTCACCCTGCTGGTCATCTTCGGCTCGGCGCTGCACGGCCAACCGATCGCCGCCGGGGTCGTCTACGAGCAGTACTTCGTCGCCGGCATGATCGCCGCCGGACTGTTCGGATGCAGCTTCCAGAACCTCGCCATCGTCATCCCCCTGGAACGGGACATCGGCGGCCTGAAACGACTGGCCGGCACACCCATGCCGAAGTCCGCCTACTTCGCCGGCAAGATCGTGATAGTGGCGTTCACCGCGCTGGTGCAGAGCGTGCTGCTGATCGGGATCGGCGTGATCTTCTACGACCTGACCCTGCCCACCACCGTCGGCCCCTGGCTCACCTTCCTCTGGGTGGCCGCACTCGGCACGATCGCCTGCACCCTGCTCGGCATCGGCGTGGCCGGAATCGTGAAGAACGGCCGGACCGCTCCGGCGATCGTGTCGCCCCTGGCGACCGTCCTCCAGTTCGTCTCCGGGGTGTTCTTCGTCTTCGCCTCCCTCCCCACCTGGATGCAGAGCATCGGCACGATCTTCCCGCTCAAGTGGATGACACAAGGGATGAGATCGGTCTTCCTGCCCGACTCCTTCGCCGCGCACGAGGTGGCCGGCGACTGGGAACACGGGCGGATCGCGCTGGTGCTCGGCGCCTGGTGCCTGATCGGACTCGTGGTGGCGGTACGCACCTTCCGCTGGCGCAACCGCGCCGACGGCTGA
- a CDS encoding carbamoyltransferase C-terminal domain-containing protein, with amino-acid sequence MTGQRRAVVLGYSGLHGSAELKQSCFPGLDEREARLFQGLDSAAALVVDGELVAAVQQERYSGIKFDHAFPADAMASCLTIAGLDATDVDAVAHNFDHSHMRVFAEGEEYARRRYREILDPARQTELLHRFMPALARHRVTPVSHHHAHALTAAVPSGYDDALVVVVDGMGELYAISVYAWRHGQLTRLAALDYRASLGLLYAILTMHLGYWPNSDEYKVMALAAMGDPARYRDVLADAVHCQPDGRLDVPLLRLNREPWARETFATSRDWLTERACPQRRAGEELTREHIDLASAAQERVEQALTHLLSYWVRRTGLRRVAFAGGVALNCVAIGKLAASGLVDSVYVQPAAGDEGTAVGAALALAGPAATAAHYPSMTYLGPDVTEDGPPADQPYWSVPVGEGVAEVAVARLLTEGRIVGWAQGRLEFGPRALGNRSILADPRDRGARERVNAAVKFREEFRPLAPAVKAERADDWFVIPPGTNMRHMTVAVPVRPPMAQRIAAVVHDDGTARVQAVHQTDNPRFWRILDEFERLTGTPVLMNTSLNVKGQPTARAGAEAYRTFDSSRLDVLVLGDRLYAKPDAVAAVERAVTHAARHTVLKVR; translated from the coding sequence ATGACGGGTCAGCGGCGGGCGGTCGTGCTCGGCTACAGCGGGCTGCACGGATCGGCGGAACTCAAACAGTCCTGCTTCCCGGGCCTCGACGAGCGGGAGGCGCGCCTGTTCCAGGGACTGGACTCCGCCGCCGCCCTCGTCGTCGACGGCGAACTGGTCGCCGCGGTGCAGCAGGAGCGGTACTCCGGGATCAAGTTCGACCACGCGTTCCCGGCCGACGCGATGGCGAGCTGCCTGACGATCGCCGGTCTGGACGCCACCGACGTCGACGCGGTGGCCCACAACTTCGACCACTCCCACATGCGGGTCTTCGCCGAGGGCGAGGAGTACGCGCGACGCCGCTACCGCGAGATCCTCGACCCGGCCCGACAGACCGAGCTGCTGCACCGGTTCATGCCCGCCCTGGCCCGGCACCGGGTGACACCGGTGTCCCACCACCACGCGCACGCCCTCACCGCCGCCGTCCCCTCCGGCTACGACGACGCACTGGTCGTGGTCGTCGACGGCATGGGGGAGTTGTACGCCATCAGCGTCTACGCATGGCGGCACGGACAGCTGACCCGCCTGGCCGCACTGGACTACCGCGCCAGCCTCGGCCTCCTCTACGCGATCCTCACCATGCACCTGGGCTACTGGCCCAACAGCGACGAGTACAAGGTGATGGCACTCGCCGCGATGGGCGACCCGGCGCGGTACCGCGACGTGCTGGCCGACGCGGTGCACTGCCAACCGGACGGACGGCTGGACGTGCCGCTGCTGCGACTCAACCGGGAGCCGTGGGCCCGGGAGACCTTCGCGACCTCGCGGGACTGGCTCACCGAGCGGGCCTGCCCGCAACGACGCGCCGGCGAGGAACTCACCCGGGAGCACATCGACCTCGCCAGCGCCGCCCAGGAACGCGTGGAACAGGCCCTGACCCACCTGCTGTCGTACTGGGTACGGCGGACCGGGCTGCGGCGGGTGGCGTTCGCCGGCGGCGTCGCGCTGAACTGCGTCGCGATCGGCAAACTGGCCGCCTCCGGCCTGGTCGACTCCGTGTACGTGCAACCGGCCGCCGGCGACGAGGGAACGGCGGTCGGCGCCGCACTCGCCCTGGCCGGTCCGGCCGCCACCGCCGCCCACTACCCGTCGATGACCTACCTCGGCCCGGACGTCACCGAGGACGGACCGCCGGCCGACCAACCGTACTGGTCCGTGCCGGTGGGCGAGGGCGTCGCCGAGGTGGCGGTCGCACGGCTGCTGACGGAGGGCAGGATCGTCGGCTGGGCCCAGGGTCGGCTGGAGTTCGGCCCGAGAGCACTGGGCAACCGCAGCATCCTGGCCGACCCGAGGGACCGTGGCGCGCGGGAGCGGGTCAACGCCGCGGTGAAGTTCCGCGAGGAGTTCCGCCCGCTCGCCCCGGCGGTCAAGGCGGAGCGAGCCGACGACTGGTTCGTCATACCGCCGGGGACGAACATGCGGCACATGACGGTGGCCGTGCCGGTACGACCACCGATGGCGCAGCGGATCGCGGCGGTCGTGCACGACGACGGCACCGCTCGGGTGCAGGCCGTCCATCAGACGGACAACCCACGGTTCTGGCGGATCCTGGACGAGTTCGAGCGGCTGACCGGGACACCGGTGCTGATGAACACGTCGCTGAACGTGAAGGGCCAGCCCACCGCCCGGGCGGGCGCGGAGGCGTACCGCACCTTCGACTCGTCGAGACTGGACGTCCTCGTCCTCGGCGACCGGCTCTACGCCAAACCCGACGCGGTGGCGGCGGTCGAACGGGCGGTGACCCACGCCGCGCGACACACCGTGCTCAAGGTGCGATAG